In Massilia violaceinigra, one DNA window encodes the following:
- the kaiC gene encoding circadian clock protein KaiC, translating into MKHAPVSPPQPDASKARSGITGLDEMTGGGLPRGRTTLLAGGPGSGKTVVSLQFLVNGARECDEPGIFVAFEESAQRIAANAQGFGWGIDELQKNNQLCFLDAQPAPDLVLSGSFDLSGMLAVLDGQVKALKAKRVVVDALDIVLALLPDPMSKRREIYRLHDWLLANGLTAIITAKAGGDATGAMLEQTLGFMQFMVDCSILLNHGVVLGVSQRNIRIQKYRGAVFDENESPFLISKKGFEVAVARTLGRLDTLVSSERVSSGVERLDTMLGGGYYRGASVLITGFPGTAKTTLSGAFAEAACQRGERTMFVSFDSDGSEVVRNLNSVGIRLAPYLESGVLRIISARTITGSAETYLGRIKALAEEHEARCLVIDPVSTLSKSGNELTAHNVAERLIDWSKGAGTTLVCTSLLDEMATQSEGGSPLQISTLADTWIHLNYLVQGGERNRGMSIIKSRGTSHSNQVRELILSDKGVTLADTYTAGGEVLMGTMRWEKESAERVAAEVAEAAARLKKVRLDAEEAELEVRVKSLQAELIAKQAEKILLASTTEGRARELTRGRSEMAELRGADAAHPRPGAA; encoded by the coding sequence ATGAAGCACGCGCCAGTGTCGCCACCGCAGCCAGATGCCTCCAAGGCACGCTCCGGCATTACCGGACTCGATGAGATGACCGGCGGCGGCTTGCCGCGCGGCCGCACGACGCTGCTGGCCGGCGGTCCCGGCTCCGGCAAGACCGTGGTGTCGCTGCAGTTCCTGGTCAACGGCGCCCGCGAGTGCGACGAGCCGGGCATCTTTGTCGCCTTCGAGGAATCGGCGCAACGCATCGCGGCCAATGCGCAAGGCTTCGGCTGGGGAATCGACGAATTACAGAAAAATAATCAGCTCTGCTTCCTCGATGCGCAGCCCGCGCCCGACCTGGTCCTGTCCGGCAGTTTCGATTTAAGCGGCATGCTGGCGGTGCTGGACGGGCAGGTCAAGGCACTGAAGGCCAAACGGGTGGTCGTCGACGCGCTCGATATCGTGCTGGCGCTGCTGCCCGATCCCATGTCGAAGCGGCGCGAGATTTATCGGCTGCACGACTGGCTGCTGGCGAATGGCTTGACGGCCATAATCACGGCCAAGGCCGGCGGCGATGCGACAGGCGCGATGCTCGAGCAGACGCTCGGGTTCATGCAATTCATGGTCGACTGCTCGATTCTGCTCAATCATGGCGTGGTGCTTGGCGTGTCACAGCGCAATATCCGGATTCAGAAATACCGGGGCGCCGTGTTCGACGAGAACGAGTCGCCTTTCTTGATCAGCAAGAAGGGTTTCGAAGTGGCGGTCGCGCGCACCCTGGGCCGGCTCGACACGCTGGTCTCGAGCGAGCGGGTGTCGAGCGGCGTGGAGCGCCTCGATACCATGCTGGGCGGCGGCTATTACCGCGGCGCGAGCGTGCTCATCACCGGTTTTCCCGGCACCGCCAAGACCACCCTGAGCGGTGCATTCGCCGAGGCTGCCTGTCAGCGCGGCGAGCGCACGATGTTCGTCAGCTTCGATTCCGACGGTTCCGAGGTCGTGCGCAATCTCAATTCGGTGGGCATCCGGCTCGCACCCTACCTCGAGAGCGGCGTGCTGCGCATCATCTCGGCGCGCACCATCACCGGCAGCGCCGAAACCTACCTGGGGCGCATCAAGGCGCTGGCCGAGGAACACGAGGCGCGCTGCCTGGTCATCGATCCGGTGTCGACCCTGTCGAAGTCGGGTAACGAACTGACCGCGCACAACGTCGCCGAGCGCCTGATCGACTGGTCCAAGGGGGCCGGCACCACGCTCGTGTGCACCAGCCTGCTCGACGAAATGGCGACCCAGAGCGAGGGCGGCTCGCCGCTGCAGATATCGACCCTGGCCGACACCTGGATTCACCTGAACTACCTGGTCCAGGGCGGAGAGCGCAATCGCGGCATGTCGATCATCAAGTCGCGCGGAACCTCGCATTCGAACCAGGTGCGCGAACTGATCCTGAGCGACAAGGGCGTCACCCTGGCCGACACCTATACCGCCGGCGGCGAAGTGCTGATGGGCACGATGCGCTGGGAAAAGGAGAGTGCGGAGCGGGTGGCCGCCGAAGTGGCCGAGGCGGCCGCCAGGCTCAAGAAAGTCCGGCTCGACGCCGAGGAAGCCGAGCTGGAAGTGCGGGTCAAGTCCCTGCAGGCCGAACTGATCGCCAAGCAGGCCGAGAAAATCCTGCTCGCCAGCACCACCGAGGGCCGGGCCCGCGAACTGACGCGCGGGCGCAGCGAGATGGCCGAACTGCGCGGGGCCGACGCCGCCCATCCGCGGCCCGGTGCGGCATGA
- the cobJ gene encoding precorrin-3B C(17)-methyltransferase has protein sequence MSGVLNLVSVGPGYEDLIAPRAIAALKDSDVIVAYELYLRWIMPHVEGKEIHTPPLTQERERALLAIEKARGGARVSLISSGDIGIYAMAALAYEEMSEIDTYQVNLIPGITSANACASLLGSPLSHDFATLSLSDLLCPWEWIEHRARHIAQADLACVMYNVQSASRQQGVYRVLQLMLESKAPHTLCGVVKNAYRPGQEVSIHRLDELPSLQFDMLTTIVVGNRFTQRKRGQIFTPRGYNDWDAKADSTLPQRQELPDGGVWVFSGTSDGNALAARLASGQSRPVVVSAATDHGGDVAIKACPGATVWAGRQGIEARRQALVASGAKVLVDATHPYATSMSEQLIGLSRELGIPYLRYERPSSFSALDGTWCASPQEAAQRAIALGKRIFLSTGSKDLATFVQAEGAADRQWFARLTAEPEFIERAVALGVARERICAMQGPFSADFNMALWRDWHIDCVVTKDSGDAGGYASKVHAAKALGIPLLVIGRPPVDYPAMCGSADDLIAQLAALDLA, from the coding sequence ATGAGTGGTGTACTGAATCTGGTGTCGGTGGGTCCCGGTTACGAGGACCTGATCGCACCGCGCGCGATTGCGGCGCTGAAGGACAGCGACGTGATCGTGGCGTATGAGCTGTATTTGCGCTGGATCATGCCGCATGTCGAGGGCAAGGAGATCCATACGCCGCCGCTGACGCAGGAGCGCGAGCGCGCCTTGCTGGCGATTGAAAAAGCTCGTGGCGGCGCGCGCGTGTCGCTCATTTCCAGCGGCGACATCGGCATTTACGCGATGGCGGCGCTGGCCTACGAAGAGATGAGCGAGATTGATACCTACCAGGTCAACCTGATCCCGGGGATCACGTCGGCCAACGCCTGCGCCTCGCTGCTTGGCTCCCCGCTGTCGCACGACTTTGCCACGCTCAGTCTGTCGGACTTGCTGTGCCCCTGGGAGTGGATCGAGCACCGCGCGCGCCACATCGCCCAGGCCGACCTGGCCTGCGTGATGTACAACGTGCAAAGCGCCAGCCGCCAGCAGGGCGTGTACCGCGTGCTCCAGCTGATGCTCGAATCGAAGGCGCCGCATACCCTGTGCGGCGTGGTCAAGAACGCATACCGCCCGGGGCAGGAAGTGAGCATCCACCGGCTCGACGAGTTGCCGTCGCTGCAGTTCGACATGCTCACCACCATCGTGGTCGGCAACCGCTTCACCCAGCGCAAGCGCGGCCAGATCTTTACGCCGCGCGGCTACAACGACTGGGATGCAAAGGCGGACAGCACGCTGCCGCAGCGCCAGGAACTGCCCGATGGCGGCGTGTGGGTGTTTTCCGGCACCAGCGACGGCAATGCGCTGGCGGCGCGGCTGGCAAGCGGCCAATCGCGCCCCGTGGTGGTGTCGGCGGCAACCGACCATGGCGGCGACGTGGCGATCAAGGCCTGTCCCGGCGCCACCGTCTGGGCTGGGCGGCAGGGCATCGAGGCGCGGCGCCAGGCGCTGGTGGCCAGCGGCGCAAAGGTATTGGTGGACGCCACCCATCCTTACGCGACCAGCATGTCGGAGCAGCTGATCGGCCTGTCGCGCGAACTGGGCATCCCTTACCTGCGCTATGAACGGCCCAGCAGTTTCAGTGCGCTTGATGGCACCTGGTGCGCCTCGCCCCAGGAAGCTGCCCAACGCGCCATTGCGCTGGGCAAGCGCATCTTCCTTTCAACCGGATCGAAAGACCTGGCGACGTTCGTGCAGGCCGAGGGCGCCGCCGACCGCCAGTGGTTCGCGCGCTTGACGGCCGAACCGGAATTCATCGAGCGCGCGGTGGCGCTGGGCGTGGCGCGCGAGCGCATCTGCGCCATGCAGGGGCCGTTCTCCGCGGATTTCAACATGGCCTTGTGGCGCGACTGGCACATCGACTGCGTGGTGACCAAGGATTCAGGCGACGCCGGCGGCTACGCGTCCAAGGTGCATGCCGCAAAAGCCCTCGGCATCCCCCTGCTGGTGATTGGCCGCCCGCCAGTCGACTATCCGGCCATGTGCGGCAGCGCGGATGACCTCATCGCGCAGCTGGCGGCACTGGACCTGGCATGA
- the cbiD gene encoding cobalt-precorrin-5B (C(1))-methyltransferase CbiD — protein sequence MKHVERVQFDLAIPALNGLRRGRTTGSCATAAVKAALGLLLHGARVDMVRVSLPDGVHYLDVPVQLVDWADSGAVRAEVLKDGGDDPDNTHGATIFAEVRRNDARAVRFFAGRGVGTATRPGLRVAVGEPAINPVPRQMMRRAVEEMLDDAMAEPPDSGFDLTIGCENGEVIARKTFNPRLGIVGGISILGTSGIVEPMSLSTWIASVEVYVRVALAASTESVAYLPGKIGREFASGVLGLPDERSVQIANFLGDALDFTEKALREDKRGLDVLWLAGHPGKLAKVLDGFWDTHSSKSNMAMAGVARVVAQMGGDAQLVQDMENANTVEAAMERLKSEPFAKTVWIEIERRIGALAHARVPSVKRLEVRLFDLAGNALGVDA from the coding sequence ATGAAGCACGTTGAACGGGTTCAGTTCGATCTTGCCATCCCGGCGTTAAATGGGCTAAGGCGTGGCCGCACAACAGGCAGTTGCGCCACGGCGGCGGTTAAGGCAGCACTTGGGTTACTGCTGCACGGCGCGCGCGTCGACATGGTCAGGGTCAGCCTGCCCGACGGTGTGCATTATCTCGACGTGCCGGTCCAACTGGTCGATTGGGCCGATAGTGGCGCGGTGCGGGCCGAGGTGCTCAAGGATGGCGGCGACGATCCGGACAATACGCACGGCGCCACCATCTTTGCCGAAGTGCGGCGCAACGATGCGCGTGCGGTGCGCTTTTTCGCCGGGCGCGGCGTGGGCACGGCGACCCGCCCCGGCCTGCGCGTGGCGGTGGGCGAGCCGGCGATCAACCCCGTGCCGCGCCAGATGATGCGGCGCGCGGTGGAAGAAATGCTGGACGACGCCATGGCGGAGCCGCCCGACAGCGGCTTCGACCTGACCATCGGCTGCGAGAACGGGGAAGTCATCGCGCGCAAGACCTTCAACCCGCGCCTGGGCATCGTGGGTGGTATTTCGATACTCGGCACCTCGGGGATCGTCGAGCCGATGTCGCTGTCGACGTGGATTGCCTCGGTCGAAGTGTATGTGCGTGTGGCGCTGGCGGCGAGCACCGAGAGCGTGGCTTACCTGCCCGGCAAGATCGGCCGCGAGTTTGCCAGCGGGGTGCTTGGATTGCCGGACGAACGCTCGGTGCAGATCGCAAATTTTCTCGGCGACGCGCTGGACTTCACCGAAAAGGCGCTGCGGGAGGATAAGCGCGGCCTGGATGTGCTGTGGCTAGCCGGCCACCCCGGCAAGCTGGCCAAGGTGCTCGACGGGTTTTGGGATACGCATTCGAGCAAGAGCAACATGGCAATGGCAGGCGTCGCGCGCGTGGTCGCGCAGATGGGCGGCGATGCGCAACTGGTACAAGATATGGAAAATGCAAACACAGTGGAAGCAGCAATGGAACGTTTAAAGAGTGAGCCTTTCGCCAAAACGGTGTGGATCGAGATCGAGCGCCGCATCGGTGCGCTCGCGCACGCGCGCGTACCGTCGGTCAAGCGCCTCGAAGTGCGCCTGTTCGACCTTGCCGGCAACGCACTCGGGGTGGACGCATGA
- a CDS encoding HupE/UreJ family protein, with protein sequence MQSTFIRTLALAPLFYCGAALAHPGHDGGLLAGLAHPFSGLDHMLAAVAVGIWAAQLGGRAKWLLPASFIALLGAGGMMGMAGVGIAALESAIIASVLVLGLSIAFQVKPMPAAGALMVGAFAVVHGLAHGAEMPASGSAGMYFMGILAASAMLLAGGMLAGAVMRRQQAWLRGAGALIALGGVWIGAAF encoded by the coding sequence ATGCAATCGACATTCATCCGTACCCTGGCGCTGGCGCCCTTGTTCTACTGCGGCGCGGCGCTGGCCCATCCCGGTCATGACGGCGGCCTGCTGGCCGGCCTGGCGCATCCGTTTTCGGGACTGGACCACATGCTGGCCGCAGTCGCCGTCGGCATCTGGGCCGCGCAGCTGGGCGGCCGCGCCAAATGGCTGCTGCCAGCGAGTTTCATCGCCTTGCTTGGCGCCGGCGGCATGATGGGCATGGCCGGCGTGGGCATCGCCGCGCTGGAAAGCGCGATTATCGCGTCGGTGCTGGTGCTCGGCCTGTCGATCGCCTTCCAGGTCAAGCCGATGCCGGCGGCCGGCGCATTGATGGTCGGTGCATTCGCGGTCGTTCACGGCCTGGCGCACGGCGCCGAAATGCCGGCGTCGGGCAGCGCCGGGATGTATTTCATGGGCATCCTGGCGGCGAGCGCCATGCTGCTGGCCGGTGGCATGCTGGCTGGCGCCGTGATGCGCCGGCAGCAGGCATGGCTGCGTGGCGCCGGCGCGCTGATCGCCTTGGGCGGCGTCTGGATCGGCGCCGCTTTTTAA
- a CDS encoding precorrin-8X methylmutase, with protein MTQTEKFGIVVAGHGSRDPDAVREFEALVELVRARAPDDIVTHGYLEFSSPTIAEAVQANLVTGTRQVAVVPGVLLAARHAKNDMPAEVQAMARDYPDIDFHFGAPMNLHPQLLQLAQERIVEAEATSPLTVRRSDTCLVLVGRGTTDPDANGEVAKLARMLEEGMGFGGVYVCYSGTATPLVADGLRAAARMGYQRLVVLPFFLFDGVLVKRIYAAADDLREREPGLEVLKAGYFGVHSHVADVIIERAREAVAGRAAMNCSLCKYRVQIVGFEQQVGEPQQAHHLAVRGLLAQEPAVVATPTYAPYEPHPIEAESFQIIAAGRDWSGFPASHMTILQRLVHTSGDFGAVDDMYFSPGAVESGILALLRCKRVLTDVTMVQTGLKRQLLETLGIDTWCGVHDRETHLMSAAEGITRSAAGIRRGWQKFGNDVVLSIGDAPTAIAEAVRLIRDHGWRPQLVIGLPVGFVGTRETKDELRRCLQVPRITNSGTRGGSPWAASVVNGLMIDALNQLAGYEAR; from the coding sequence ATGACCCAAACAGAAAAATTCGGCATCGTCGTGGCGGGCCATGGCAGCCGCGATCCCGACGCCGTGCGCGAATTCGAAGCACTGGTCGAACTGGTACGCGCGCGTGCGCCCGACGATATCGTCACGCACGGCTACCTGGAATTCTCCAGCCCGACCATCGCCGAGGCGGTACAAGCCAATTTAGTCACCGGGACGCGCCAGGTGGCGGTGGTGCCCGGCGTGCTGCTGGCCGCCCGCCACGCCAAGAACGACATGCCGGCTGAAGTGCAGGCCATGGCGCGCGACTATCCGGACATCGATTTCCATTTCGGCGCGCCGATGAACCTGCACCCGCAACTGCTGCAACTGGCGCAGGAACGCATCGTCGAAGCGGAGGCCACGTCGCCGCTGACGGTGCGCCGCTCCGACACCTGCCTGGTGCTGGTCGGACGTGGCACCACCGACCCCGACGCCAACGGCGAAGTGGCCAAGCTGGCGCGCATGCTGGAAGAGGGCATGGGCTTCGGCGGCGTGTACGTATGCTATTCGGGCACGGCCACGCCGCTGGTGGCGGACGGCTTGCGCGCCGCGGCCCGCATGGGCTACCAGCGCCTGGTTGTCTTGCCTTTCTTTTTGTTCGACGGCGTACTGGTCAAGCGCATCTACGCGGCCGCCGACGACTTGCGCGAGCGCGAGCCGGGCCTGGAAGTGCTCAAGGCCGGCTACTTCGGCGTGCATTCGCATGTGGCCGACGTGATCATCGAGCGCGCGCGCGAGGCGGTGGCCGGGCGCGCCGCCATGAACTGCTCGCTGTGCAAATACCGCGTGCAGATCGTCGGCTTCGAGCAGCAGGTGGGTGAGCCACAGCAGGCCCACCATCTGGCCGTGCGCGGCTTGCTGGCGCAGGAACCGGCAGTGGTGGCCACGCCAACGTACGCCCCGTACGAGCCGCATCCGATCGAGGCGGAGAGCTTCCAGATCATCGCCGCGGGGCGCGACTGGTCGGGATTCCCGGCATCGCACATGACAATCCTCCAACGGCTGGTGCACACCAGCGGCGACTTCGGGGCCGTGGACGACATGTACTTTTCGCCGGGCGCGGTCGAAAGCGGGATTCTGGCGCTGTTGCGCTGCAAGCGCGTGCTGACCGATGTGACCATGGTGCAGACGGGCCTCAAGCGCCAACTGCTCGAAACACTTGGCATCGACACCTGGTGCGGCGTGCATGACCGCGAAACGCACCTGATGTCGGCGGCGGAAGGCATTACGCGCTCGGCGGCGGGCATCCGGCGCGGTTGGCAAAAATTCGGCAACGACGTGGTGCTGTCGATCGGCGACGCGCCAACGGCCATCGCCGAAGCGGTGCGGCTGATCCGCGACCATGGCTGGCGCCCGCAGCTCGTGATTGGACTACCGGTCGGCTTTGTCGGCACGCGCGAAACCAAGGATGAACTGCGGCGCTGCCTGCAGGTGCCGCGCATTACCAACAGCGGCACGCGCGGCGGGTCGCCGTGGGCGGCGAGCGTGGTCAATGGCCTGATGATTGACGCGCTCAATCAGCTTGCAGGGTATGAAGCACGTTGA
- the cobI gene encoding precorrin-2 C(20)-methyltransferase — translation MSIGTLWGIGVGPGPAGYLPLAALDALRRADLIYAPRARGAELSVALQCLAGIDIDPAKLREIEFNMDPDRSVLSEHYAQLADAIALELRAGRDVAYLTIGDSLTYSTYGYVLAALRARIPDLPQRTFPGITSYAAAASALAWPLGEGKERVLILPCPETAEELRSDILTHDIVVLMKVGARLGWVLDLLREMGIADHCAFARRIGLPGELLASGVGDLVANDAMGYLATLLVRRQPRQER, via the coding sequence ATGAGCATCGGCACTCTCTGGGGCATCGGTGTCGGCCCGGGCCCGGCCGGCTATCTGCCACTGGCGGCGCTGGACGCGCTGCGCCGCGCCGACCTGATTTACGCGCCGCGCGCGCGCGGGGCCGAGCTGTCGGTCGCGCTGCAGTGCCTGGCCGGGATCGACATCGACCCGGCCAAGCTGCGCGAGATCGAATTCAACATGGACCCGGACCGCTCGGTCCTGAGCGAGCATTACGCGCAACTGGCCGACGCCATCGCGCTTGAACTGCGCGCCGGGCGCGACGTGGCCTACCTGACCATCGGCGATTCGCTGACCTATTCGACCTACGGCTATGTGCTCGCGGCCCTGCGCGCGCGCATTCCGGATCTGCCGCAGCGCACCTTCCCGGGCATTACCAGCTACGCGGCCGCCGCATCGGCGCTGGCGTGGCCGCTGGGGGAGGGCAAGGAACGGGTATTGATCTTGCCATGCCCCGAAACGGCGGAGGAACTGCGCAGCGACATTTTGACGCACGACATCGTGGTGCTGATGAAGGTCGGCGCGCGCCTGGGCTGGGTGCTGGACCTGCTGCGCGAGATGGGCATTGCCGACCACTGCGCCTTCGCGCGCCGCATCGGCCTGCCCGGCGAGCTACTCGCATCAGGCGTCGGCGACCTTGTGGCAAACGATGCGATGGGCTACCTGGCCACCTTGCTGGTGCGCCGTCAACCACGGCAGGAGAGATAA
- the cobM gene encoding precorrin-4 C(11)-methyltransferase, whose translation MKVYFVGAGPGAADLITLRGARLLGSVDMVLYAGSLVPTGMLTHCRPDAEIIDTAKLDLEQQQACYVRAQENDIDVVRLHSGDPAIYGATAEQMRRLDALGIAYEVVPGVSSFTAAAAAISAELTKPEVSQSVILTRVSGRASAVPELESIARLAEHRATMCIFLSGPHLKKIVGDLSLHYPQETPVRLVYRATWPEQKIYQGTLGTVLEDTKRGEWNLTTMMLVGAALDKDVAVESSLYSKDFTHLFRVVKKNKAEAAS comes from the coding sequence ATGAAAGTGTACTTCGTAGGAGCGGGCCCCGGCGCCGCCGATTTGATCACCCTGCGCGGCGCGCGCCTGCTCGGCAGTGTCGACATGGTGCTGTACGCCGGCTCGCTGGTGCCCACCGGGATGCTGACGCACTGCCGGCCCGATGCCGAGATCATTGACACCGCCAAGCTCGATCTGGAGCAGCAGCAGGCCTGCTACGTGCGCGCTCAGGAAAATGACATCGACGTGGTGCGCCTGCACTCGGGCGACCCGGCCATCTACGGAGCCACCGCCGAACAGATGCGCCGTCTCGACGCGCTGGGCATCGCGTATGAAGTGGTGCCGGGCGTGTCGTCGTTTACGGCAGCGGCAGCGGCCATCAGCGCCGAACTGACCAAGCCGGAAGTGTCGCAGAGCGTGATCCTCACGCGCGTGTCGGGCCGCGCGTCGGCCGTACCGGAACTCGAATCGATCGCGCGCCTGGCCGAACACCGCGCCACCATGTGCATCTTCCTGTCCGGACCGCACCTGAAAAAGATCGTCGGCGACCTGTCGCTGCACTATCCGCAGGAAACGCCGGTGCGCCTGGTCTACCGCGCCACCTGGCCGGAACAGAAAATCTACCAGGGCACGCTCGGTACGGTGCTGGAAGATACCAAACGCGGCGAATGGAACCTGACCACCATGATGCTGGTCGGCGCGGCGCTCGACAAGGACGTCGCCGTCGAATCGAGCCTGTACTCGAAGGACTTCACGCACCTGTTCAGGGTCGTCAAGAAGAACAAGGCGGAGGCGGCGTCGTGA
- a CDS encoding cobalt-precorrin-7 (C(5))-methyltransferase: MIICIGAGPGDVGYLTQRGAQLIREADVVAGFDAVLNVVQSLIPAEAQVIGMAYRDQVAQLDEVARLHHAGKRCVVVFMGDIHFSGFQYLERVERACGHPVESLPGISSAQILASRAKVCFDETTFITFHRRGDLDPFKRHLVHVLQDQRNAIVIPCPWDAARSFMPWHIAAYLLENGISPDHPTEVWENLTRGEAEWHGSLLECASHTCSDMSIMLIRTLAPMASQIEAAPAP, translated from the coding sequence ATGATCATTTGCATAGGCGCGGGACCCGGCGACGTCGGCTACCTGACGCAGCGCGGCGCGCAGCTCATTCGCGAGGCCGACGTCGTCGCCGGCTTCGACGCGGTGTTGAACGTGGTCCAAAGCCTGATTCCGGCCGAGGCCCAGGTCATCGGCATGGCTTACCGCGATCAGGTCGCGCAGCTCGACGAAGTGGCGCGCCTGCACCACGCGGGCAAGCGCTGCGTGGTCGTCTTCATGGGAGATATCCATTTCAGCGGCTTCCAGTACCTGGAACGGGTCGAACGCGCGTGCGGCCACCCGGTCGAATCGCTGCCTGGCATTTCGTCGGCCCAGATCCTGGCCTCGCGCGCCAAGGTCTGTTTCGACGAGACGACCTTCATCACCTTCCACCGGCGTGGCGACCTCGATCCCTTCAAGCGCCATCTGGTGCATGTGCTGCAGGACCAGCGCAACGCGATTGTGATTCCGTGTCCGTGGGACGCGGCGCGCTCCTTCATGCCGTGGCATATCGCAGCCTACCTTCTGGAAAACGGCATCTCGCCCGATCATCCGACCGAAGTGTGGGAGAACCTGACACGCGGCGAAGCGGAATGGCATGGCAGCCTGCTGGAATGCGCCAGCCATACCTGTTCCGACATGAGCATCATGCTGATTCGCACGCTCGCGCCGATGGCCAGCCAGATCGAGGCGGCACCCGCACCATGA
- a CDS encoding CobW family GTP-binding protein yields the protein MKQLIPVTIVTGFLGSGKTTLLRSLIEKRQSRRLALLINEFGEISIDGALVRGEAGVDDQVRVHDFPYGLIAYGDDELFLPTMQAIAARRANVDHVLIETSGLALPTAIMEMLQSPELAEDFILDATLAVVDTPLLLSDQFETGTGSDAAATVFGQQLEFADVVVLNKIDELDDDALLLAETRVRERAPKVRFLELAHKAQLDIRLALGLRLHQPTRTEHAHSYTPLATMPGPGAGVLAEQGRLNGHAHSGLAAHSHGLATHKHFHEQDPGWLSFVLRSDAPQSADKVRHALQEAVRLEPVLRSKGFIRTSETGQAVLVQGVRSRVMISVDAVRPAARRSELVIIGYHASRTRVAAVLSELTGTAWR from the coding sequence ATGAAGCAGCTGATTCCCGTCACGATCGTGACCGGCTTTCTGGGCTCGGGCAAAACAACCCTGCTGCGCAGCCTGATCGAAAAGCGCCAGAGCCGCCGCCTGGCACTGCTGATCAACGAGTTCGGCGAAATTTCGATCGACGGCGCGCTGGTGCGCGGCGAGGCGGGTGTCGACGACCAGGTGCGGGTCCACGATTTTCCGTATGGGCTGATTGCCTATGGCGATGACGAACTGTTTTTGCCGACCATGCAGGCCATCGCCGCGCGCCGTGCGAACGTCGACCACGTGCTGATCGAAACGTCCGGCCTGGCGCTGCCGACCGCCATCATGGAGATGCTGCAAAGCCCTGAACTGGCCGAGGACTTTATCCTCGACGCCACGCTGGCCGTGGTCGATACGCCGCTGCTGCTGTCGGACCAGTTCGAGACCGGCACGGGCAGCGACGCCGCGGCCACCGTGTTCGGGCAGCAGCTCGAATTTGCGGACGTGGTGGTGCTTAACAAGATCGATGAGCTGGACGACGACGCGCTGCTGCTGGCCGAAACACGCGTGCGCGAGCGCGCGCCCAAGGTGCGTTTCCTGGAACTGGCGCACAAGGCCCAACTCGATATCCGCCTCGCGCTCGGCCTGCGCCTGCACCAGCCGACCCGCACCGAGCATGCGCACAGCTACACGCCGCTGGCCACCATGCCCGGTCCCGGCGCCGGCGTGCTGGCCGAGCAGGGGCGCCTGAACGGGCATGCGCATTCGGGCCTGGCCGCGCACTCGCACGGGCTGGCCACGCACAAGCATTTTCACGAGCAGGACCCGGGCTGGCTGTCGTTCGTGCTGCGCAGCGATGCGCCGCAAAGCGCCGACAAGGTGCGCCACGCCTTGCAGGAGGCGGTGCGGCTCGAACCAGTGTTGCGCAGCAAGGGTTTTATTCGCACCAGCGAGACCGGTCAGGCGGTGCTGGTGCAGGGCGTGCGTTCGCGCGTGATGATCAGTGTCGACGCGGTGCGCCCGGCGGCGCGCCGCTCGGAACTGGTGATCATCGGTTACCACGCCAGCCGCACGCGCGTTGCGGCGGTACTGTCGGAACTGACCGGAACCGCGTGGCGATAA
- a CDS encoding cobalamin biosynthesis protein: MNVAPAIWLVRAHGEELAAVLQAALGAEVYRPWLHDGVSHKAQFGECYRRHAQWIVIGATGIAVRFLDGLPIDKHTDPAVVVLDEAGRFAVSLLAGHEGGANALAYTVARLVGATPVVTTATEALKPLVAGIGCRKGVPAERIEAALRHALGARSIEEVREVATVDLKANEPGLLEFCSRHGLPLRVFARATLAARPWVSVPSDWVRSNVGLDGVCEPCALVASPRGALLVPKTCLDGVAVAVVEDKWMEI, encoded by the coding sequence GTGAACGTAGCGCCGGCCATCTGGCTGGTGCGCGCGCATGGCGAGGAGCTGGCGGCGGTGCTGCAAGCGGCGCTGGGAGCCGAGGTGTATCGCCCTTGGCTCCACGATGGCGTCAGCCACAAGGCGCAGTTCGGCGAATGCTACCGCCGCCACGCGCAGTGGATCGTGATCGGCGCGACCGGCATTGCGGTGCGCTTTCTGGACGGCTTGCCGATTGATAAACATACCGACCCGGCGGTCGTGGTGCTGGACGAAGCGGGGCGCTTTGCCGTGTCGCTGCTGGCCGGGCATGAAGGCGGCGCGAATGCGCTGGCCTACACGGTCGCGCGGCTGGTTGGGGCAACCCCGGTGGTAACCACCGCCACCGAGGCGTTGAAGCCGCTGGTGGCCGGCATCGGCTGCCGCAAGGGCGTGCCGGCCGAGCGGATCGAAGCGGCGCTGCGCCATGCGCTGGGCGCGCGCAGCATTGAAGAAGTGCGCGAGGTGGCGACCGTGGACCTGAAAGCGAATGAACCTGGCCTGCTGGAGTTTTGCAGCCGGCATGGGCTGCCGCTGCGCGTGTTCGCGCGCGCCACGCTGGCGGCGCGCCCGTGGGTCAGCGTGCCGTCGGACTGGGTGCGCAGCAATGTGGGATTGGATGGCGTGTGCGAACCGTGCGCGCTGGTGGCCAGCCCGCGCGGCGCGCTGCTGGTGCCGAAAACGTGCCTGGACGGCGTGGCCGTCGCGGTGGTTGAAGATAAATGGATGGAGATCTGA